CCTATCGGTAAGAAATAGACTCCATCCCCGGGAAGCGCATTCCACAGCAAAAGCTTTACCAAGTCCGCCCGTAGCTCCCGTCAGAAAAACAGAAATCATATGCGACTCCTTATTTAATCATATGATTAAATTATTTGATTAATAAAAAAAAGTCAATCACATGTTTTAATCAGTTGATTGACTAGAAGATCCATCCGGGATATGATGAAGAATACGCGAGGTGATGCATGAATAAAACTGCGGTAATAACGGGAGCGACATCGGGAATCGGCTTGGCCACGGCACAGGCCCTTGCACAGCAAGGGTGGTACATAATCGGCATAGGCAGATCCGAAGAACGTTGTGTCCAGGCAAAGGCTACGATAGAAAAGGCCGGTGCCTCCGGCTGCGAATTCACCGTTGCTGATCTCTCTTCACAGAATCAGATCAAACGAGCGGCAAAAGAAATCATGCTGATGTCACAGAATGGAGGAAGGGGGACGCTTGATGTTTTGATCAACAATGCAGGAACCTTTTCCAACTGGTTTATACAAACAGAGGATGGCATAGAACTCCAATTTGCAGTGAACTATCTTGCCCACTTCCATCTCACCCTTGCATTGCTCCCGGCACTCTCAAAGGCCTCTGAGCCCAGAATAATAAGTGTGAGCTCCGCCTCACACCGCCACACGCATCTTCGTTGGAACGATATCCAGCTCCGCAAACATTACAGCGGGCTTCGTGCCTATAAACAAACAAAGCTCGCCAATGTGCTTTTTTCCGCAGAGTTCAACAGACGATATTCGGCAAGGACCGGCATACAAGCCTTTGTGGCCGACCCGGGCCTGGTTCGTACCGAAATTGGGTTAAAATCAAGCGGCGGTTTGGCAAAGTTGGTGTGGAAAGTTCGGATGGCACAGGGACGTCCGCCTATAGAAGGTGCGGAAACATCGGTGTTTCTTGCAACAGAACCCACCGTTTATAACAGCGGGCAGCTCTATTGGCGGAACAACATGCCAGTTGCACCGGATGCATCGGCACTCAACCAAGCGGCGGCAGAACGATTATGGCAAATCTCGGAACGCATGTGCGGCATAGAACAGGAAAAGGAGCCTGATTGATGAAGACACAACAAGACACACGGTCAGAGAATGAGGAACAGATTATTCTTGCCACCATCGAATGTATCGAAACCTTCGGCATCCACGACGCCACAATACGAAGAATCGCTCAGAGAGCAGGAGTCAATAGCGCCGCCATCAGCTACTACTTTCGAAGCAAAGAGCATCTCCTGCAAGTGGCAATGGAACGGACACTTGAAAATGCTTTTGATTTAAACGATTTTAGTGATTCCGTCGGGAAACCGGTGCAGGAACGCCTTACTCATATTTTCTCCTTTCTATTAGAGGGAGCCCTCAAATTTCCAGGCATCAGCCGTGCCCATTTTTATGAGCCCTTCATCGAAGGGAACTACGAAACTCCGGGAGTAGAATGCATAAATGCATTTCTTTCCGCACTCGAAGCAGAAATCCTGACAAGCAGTAACTTCTATACAAAACAAGAGGTGCAAACGAAACTTGTCTATCTCACCAGTGCAACCATGATATATCCGGGACTGATGCCGAAGCTATTGGAGCCCTTTAGCAATGTGAAACTGTCTGATAAGGCAACCAGGAATGCGTATGTTGAGAACTTGGTATGGGCTCTCTTTCCCACTTCGCAGCCGTAAATAGCAAAGCCTAACAGATAGTGTCCCGAATATTGGTGGTCAGACACTTCTAAAGCTAAAAATTGATTATTCTCCACACCGTATTGCCCCAATTCGGCCATAATTTTCGCAAAGGGATTGACTGCTTTATTATTTATCGATATATTTATATCGGTAATTAGATAACGATACCAAGGAGGCACGTTATGGCAGTCATGAACTATTCGGTTCCAAGGACGATTGTATATGGCGAGAAGGCCCTGGATAAACTTGGAGAGCTGGAAGGGAAAAAAGCGATGCTGGTAACCGGCGGAAGCTCAATGAAACGGTTCGGCTTTCTTGATCAGGCAAAAAATATTCTCGAAAAAGCGGGCATGAAAACAGCCGTGATAGACGGGGTTGAACCAAACCCCTCGGTCAAAACGGTAAAGAAAGGCGCCGAAGCGATGATCGCTTTCCAGCCCGATTGGATCGTGGCCATCGGCGGAGGTTCTGCCCTGGATGCGGCAAAGGTGATGTGGTGCTTCTACGAACACCCAGAACTTACCTTTGAAGACATTGTTACCCCACTTACCATGCCAAAACTCAGAACAAAGGCACGTTTTGCAGCCATCCCCTCGACAAGTGGCACAGCATCGGAAATCACGGCGTTTTCCGTTATTACGGATACCGATAACCACATCAAATATCCCCTTGTCTCTCCGGAAATGGTTCCCGATCTAGCGATTCTTGATCCGGCTCTTCCCGCAAAGATGCCGGCACATATCACCGCAAACACCGGCATGGATGTTATGGCACACGCTACCGAAGCGTTGGTATCAACCGCATCCACCAGCTTTACCGACCCTTACGCGCTCGAAGCAATCACCCTGGTTGCAGAATGGCTTCCCAAAGCCTACAAAAACGGTAACGATATGGAAGCCCGCTACCATATGCATAACGCATCCACTCTGGCAGGCATGGCCTTCACCAACGCATCCCTCGGCCTGGTGCACTCTTTAGCGCACAAGATCGGAGGAGAGTTTGGTGTTACCCACGGCCTTGCAAATGCTATTTTGATGCCCTGGATCATCGAATTCAACAAAAAATCGACAGATAAGTACGTACTGGCGGAAAAGGCGTTGAAGGTCGACAACCTTGAAAATGAAATCAGGCGGCTGAATAAGGTTCTCGACATTCCCTCAAGTTTCGCAAGTTGCAATGAAGTAGACTTCAGCGAAGAAAAATTCAAAGCGGTCCTGGATCGTATGAGTGAGAATGCCTATAACGATCCATGTACCCTTACCAATCCCGGTGCGCCTTCGATTGCCGATGTAAAGGCGATCTACCAGGCTGCCTACTACGGAGAATGGAAGAAGGCATAGCGGAGCATATCTGCTATAGCTTGTAAGTAAGGCTTTTCCAGGAACGGACCCGGACCCCAGCACAGACCCTCCTCTGCACCCGGGCCCGTTCCTTTTCTATAGTGTTCCGAATATTGGTGATATATTCGCTGTATCTTCTTTCCTCTGTGCATTTGTCCGGTGGCAATGGAAAAAAAGGAGCCATTACGTACATATGCCCATGGGAAAATGAGATAGGAGGTATGTATCACCAATATTCGGAACAGTAGGGGGGAGTGGAAGACGCGAGGCGGCGCCCGGCGGAGGGGACGGAGCCGGGAAGCGTCAGCGTTGCGCCGCCGCTCCGCGACGGCAGGAGCGGCGCGGCTGAAACGAGGGGGGAGGCTTCCCCCCCCAATAAAACTAAAAATAGCTCCCGTGATCTCTGAGTGTATCAAGGATCTGATCGTCGAAGAACATGTTGATAATCTTACGGTCCGTACCGTTGTCGTATTCGGTGATGACAATCTTAATCGGATAGTCGCTGCAGTAGACAAAATAGGTTGTTTCCTCAAGCCCTCCGAGACTGACGGTCGAGACCTTGTCCCAGGCAAGGTAGTCTCCGTAGAGCGATTTGATCTGGCTAAACTGGGCAATCCAGTTGTTACGTGTTTGGGTCACATTCACGACTTTCTCTTCCAGCAATGAACCGGCAAGCAAATTGGTAATCCCTTCTTCATACTTTTCCTGTTTCAGGGCCTGAAAAAAATCCCCGACCTTGGCATCAAGCTCTTTGGAAGCAAAGAGCGTGGAGATGGAAATAAGCATCAACAGAAAAAGGAGCGGTAAGCGTTTCATATATTCTCCTCATATAGGTTTACTTCAGATACTCGATAGTGTAACACGGGAAGAGGAAAGAAAAAACGGCCGGAAGCTGGAGGATTTTGCTTCCGGCCGAAAAGGAAAGTGGGTATATCAATTGCAAGATCGAGAATCAGATTCGTGATTCTGCAAGTTCGTCCACTACCGTTGCGGTGAGGGCACCGGTGGGACAAACCGAGACACAGGCACCGCAGCTGCGGCAAAGTTCTCGATCCACGCTCATGATCGGAAAATCAAGGGTCCTTGCGTTGTAGGGGCAGACGGCGACACAACGCAGACAGTTGATACAGCCGCAGTGCATGCAGCGGGCGGCCTCTCTTCGAGCGGCATCCTCGCTGAGGCCGGTTTCAACCTCCGGGAAACCTGACAGGCGCTCGGAGACGGGGAGCATCGGGCTCTCTTCTTTTGCACTGCCCACATCGGTCACCTCGATGAAGTAGCTTCGATGCTGGCTTTTGGTCTCCATAACCGAACCTGCTCCGCCGAGGCTTTGATGTATCGCCTGGGCGCTTCTCCGGCCGGCGGCGATGGCCTCGATCACCGATGCGGTCTCACTGGTGCAGTCTCCGGCGGCATAGATACCATCGCTTTTTGTCTTGCCGGTCGAACTATCGGAAAGGGGCGGAAGAAAATCGGTATCAACACGCTGCCCGGTTGCAATGATGACAAAGTCGGCATCGATGCTTTGCGACGGAGCTCCGGAGGGAACGGGCTTACGACGTCCCGACTCATCAATTTCGCCAAGGCTCATGGGGGTGTAGCGAAAGGCCGCGGCCTTGCCGTTGCCCTCTATGCTCTTTGGGCCGGCAAGGAAGATATAGCGTACCCCCTCTTTTTCGGCCTCGCTGATCTCCTCTTCGTAGGCGGGCATATCTTCCCGTTCCCTACGATACAGGAGGGTCACCGATGCTGCACCGATTCTCAAGGCGGATCGTGCCGCATCCACCGCAGCGTTTCCACCACCGATCACCGCGACGTTTTTGCCCGAAAGGCTGGTGAAACGACCGAGCGCAAGATCCCGCAGGAAACGGACGCCGGAGACGACACCCTCTTTATCCATACCGGGAATCTCGACCGCGGGATCTCCGTGAGCTCCGGTGGCAATGAGAACTCGCTCGTAGCCCTGCTGTTTTAACTCTTCTATGGAAAGATCCCTACCGATGGTAATACCGGTTCTGATTTCCACGCCCATTCGGATGACCCGATCGACCTCCAGTTTGAGGATATTCTTGGGAAGTCGGAACTCGGGGATACCGACGGCCAGCATGCCCCCCGCCATGGGGAGAGACTCAAAGATCGTCACGCTGTAGCCGACCCTGGCAAGATAATAGGCGGCGGTAAGTCCTGCGGGCCCGGCGCCGATAACGGCAAGTTTTTTCCCGTTCTTCGGAAGCATCTCGGGAAGCGGCAGTTTGTCGCCAAAGCTTTCATAGGTTTTATCTGCGGCAAGCCGTTTGATGAGACGAATCTGCAAGGAATCATCGAAAAGAGAGCGCCGACAACTTCCCTCGCAGGGATGATCGCAGACCCTGCCGCAGATTCCGGGAAAGGGATTGGTAACGCTGATGGTTTCATACGCCTGCACATAGTTACCTTTCCGAACCATATCAAGATAGAGGGGAACATCAACCCCGGCGGGACAGGCAGCCTGGCATTTTGCGTAGTAGGGCTCATATGAGAACTCAAGCTTTGCCACTCGCTCCGCAGTGGGGAAATTGGGTAGTGCAATGCCTTTTGCCTTGGTAAGGGATGAATAGCCAAGCTGATCAAGTAAAACCGAAAGGTCATGGCAAAGCTTGTTGAGATAATCCATTCCGTGAATGATCAGACTGGAGCAGATGCCTAGGGCCTGGGCACCGGCCATTACGTATTCCACGGCGTCCTCGGCCTTGCCGATACCGCCGATACCGACAAGTTGACTACAGCCGTTTCGTGCAATCTCCGATACAATACGCATGGCAACCGGACGCATGGCGGCTCCGGAAAGCCAACCGTAGCCGTCGGCGCTGTTCATTTCGGGTCGGGCGTTTTGAATGTCGATCTTCAGGGTCGGTCCGAGAGAGTCAATGGCGGAAATAGCGTCCGCCCCCTTTTCAAGGCACTTCCTGGCAGTACCGACAGGATCGGGCCAATTCCCGCTCAGTTTACAGATGACGGGAATGGAAACCCGCTCTTTTGTGGCAACAAGCATGGGAAGCAAGGTATCTTCAGTATAACTGACAAGCTCGATCATATCGGCTCCGGCGGCCTCCGCACGTTTGACCAGAGCCTCTGCTTCGGGAAGGGTATGACCGATGCTGGCAATAACAACCGCTCCGGCGGCCTTGGTCATCGGGATTTCCCGCTCAAACCACACCTCGGGAGGAGAGTCCGCCCATTTTTCACAGTTGATCAGCGAATCCTCGTTCACGATTCCTATATGGGGAGTCGGGTTGATCGCCGCATTAAGGCGGATGGTTTTTGTCACCACGGCGCCTGCCCCTGCCTTGTGAGCCTCGATCAGGCCCTCGGCCGCATAGGAGAGTGGACCGGATGAGAGAATAAAGGGACTTTGCATGTTGATGCCGCAAAGCTCACAGCTGATATCGGCACCCTTCAATTCTTTGATATTAATCATCATCTTTCCTCCACGATGTTATGAAAAGGTCCAAAACGTCTCAGTTGCCTCGCGCAGTTCGTCTTTGATCGCCGCCTCATCAAGGGTAAGCAGTTTTCCCTGTTCTTTGAGAAGAACGCCGTTGACCATAACCTCACAGACATCCTCGGGGTTTCGGAAAAGGATCAGTTGATCGTACACATTTTTCTCATTGATCGGTGTCGGTGTATCCAGACCGATGGTGATGATATCCGCCAGAGCCCCCTCTTTGATGGTCCCGATATCGTCTCTACCCATCGCTC
This portion of the Sediminispirochaeta bajacaliforniensis DSM 16054 genome encodes:
- a CDS encoding SDR family oxidoreductase — encoded protein: MNKTAVITGATSGIGLATAQALAQQGWYIIGIGRSEERCVQAKATIEKAGASGCEFTVADLSSQNQIKRAAKEIMLMSQNGGRGTLDVLINNAGTFSNWFIQTEDGIELQFAVNYLAHFHLTLALLPALSKASEPRIISVSSASHRHTHLRWNDIQLRKHYSGLRAYKQTKLANVLFSAEFNRRYSARTGIQAFVADPGLVRTEIGLKSSGGLAKLVWKVRMAQGRPPIEGAETSVFLATEPTVYNSGQLYWRNNMPVAPDASALNQAAAERLWQISERMCGIEQEKEPD
- a CDS encoding TetR/AcrR family transcriptional regulator, which translates into the protein MKTQQDTRSENEEQIILATIECIETFGIHDATIRRIAQRAGVNSAAISYYFRSKEHLLQVAMERTLENAFDLNDFSDSVGKPVQERLTHIFSFLLEGALKFPGISRAHFYEPFIEGNYETPGVECINAFLSALEAEILTSSNFYTKQEVQTKLVYLTSATMIYPGLMPKLLEPFSNVKLSDKATRNAYVENLVWALFPTSQP
- a CDS encoding iron-containing alcohol dehydrogenase, which gives rise to MAVMNYSVPRTIVYGEKALDKLGELEGKKAMLVTGGSSMKRFGFLDQAKNILEKAGMKTAVIDGVEPNPSVKTVKKGAEAMIAFQPDWIVAIGGGSALDAAKVMWCFYEHPELTFEDIVTPLTMPKLRTKARFAAIPSTSGTASEITAFSVITDTDNHIKYPLVSPEMVPDLAILDPALPAKMPAHITANTGMDVMAHATEALVSTASTSFTDPYALEAITLVAEWLPKAYKNGNDMEARYHMHNASTLAGMAFTNASLGLVHSLAHKIGGEFGVTHGLANAILMPWIIEFNKKSTDKYVLAEKALKVDNLENEIRRLNKVLDIPSSFASCNEVDFSEEKFKAVLDRMSENAYNDPCTLTNPGAPSIADVKAIYQAAYYGEWKKA
- a CDS encoding FAD-dependent oxidoreductase — its product is MMINIKELKGADISCELCGINMQSPFILSSGPLSYAAEGLIEAHKAGAGAVVTKTIRLNAAINPTPHIGIVNEDSLINCEKWADSPPEVWFEREIPMTKAAGAVVIASIGHTLPEAEALVKRAEAAGADMIELVSYTEDTLLPMLVATKERVSIPVICKLSGNWPDPVGTARKCLEKGADAISAIDSLGPTLKIDIQNARPEMNSADGYGWLSGAAMRPVAMRIVSEIARNGCSQLVGIGGIGKAEDAVEYVMAGAQALGICSSLIIHGMDYLNKLCHDLSVLLDQLGYSSLTKAKGIALPNFPTAERVAKLEFSYEPYYAKCQAACPAGVDVPLYLDMVRKGNYVQAYETISVTNPFPGICGRVCDHPCEGSCRRSLFDDSLQIRLIKRLAADKTYESFGDKLPLPEMLPKNGKKLAVIGAGPAGLTAAYYLARVGYSVTIFESLPMAGGMLAVGIPEFRLPKNILKLEVDRVIRMGVEIRTGITIGRDLSIEELKQQGYERVLIATGAHGDPAVEIPGMDKEGVVSGVRFLRDLALGRFTSLSGKNVAVIGGGNAAVDAARSALRIGAASVTLLYRREREDMPAYEEEISEAEKEGVRYIFLAGPKSIEGNGKAAAFRYTPMSLGEIDESGRRKPVPSGAPSQSIDADFVIIATGQRVDTDFLPPLSDSSTGKTKSDGIYAAGDCTSETASVIEAIAAGRRSAQAIHQSLGGAGSVMETKSQHRSYFIEVTDVGSAKEESPMLPVSERLSGFPEVETGLSEDAARREAARCMHCGCINCLRCVAVCPYNARTLDFPIMSVDRELCRSCGACVSVCPTGALTATVVDELAESRI